One window of the Desulforamulus hydrothermalis Lam5 = DSM 18033 genome contains the following:
- a CDS encoding glycosyltransferase family 2 protein, with translation MPQVSIVIPCKNEGSLIKQTITSILDTPVRLSYDITVVNDGSTDGCCTFLQGRRRDARVRLINTPGVGAANARNLGARHAAGRLLVFCDAHITVEEDWLDLLAEDLAEEGVGAVAPGIANLNNVYAIGYGLTWNEKLEARWLPCPAGVAEVPFAPGGCVAVKRQVFQDVGGFERGFRIYGFEDAEFSLKLWLFGYRVLVDPGVVIKHYFRESLPYQITMQDYAYNALRLALSHFQPRRVAKVIDMFAYLKNIGSLVSEVLFASDALQQRQQYFRRRQYQDDWFMDKFQIPF, from the coding sequence ATGCCGCAAGTTTCTATCGTTATTCCTTGTAAAAATGAAGGGAGTTTAATTAAACAAACCATCACCTCCATACTGGATACACCGGTCCGGCTTTCTTATGATATTACGGTGGTTAATGACGGCTCTACCGACGGTTGCTGCACCTTTTTGCAGGGCCGGCGGCGGGATGCCAGGGTAAGGCTTATTAACACCCCCGGCGTGGGGGCGGCCAATGCCAGGAATCTTGGAGCCCGGCATGCGGCAGGCCGGCTGCTGGTTTTTTGTGATGCCCATATTACGGTAGAGGAAGATTGGCTGGATTTACTGGCGGAAGACCTGGCGGAGGAAGGTGTGGGGGCAGTGGCGCCGGGCATTGCCAACCTGAACAATGTTTATGCCATTGGCTATGGATTAACCTGGAATGAAAAATTGGAAGCCCGCTGGTTGCCTTGCCCCGCCGGGGTGGCCGAGGTGCCCTTTGCTCCCGGGGGATGTGTGGCTGTGAAGCGGCAGGTTTTTCAGGATGTCGGGGGGTTTGAGCGGGGATTTCGTATTTACGGCTTTGAGGATGCAGAATTTTCATTAAAATTATGGTTGTTTGGCTACCGGGTACTGGTGGATCCGGGCGTTGTGATTAAACATTATTTTCGGGAAAGCCTGCCCTATCAAATCACCATGCAAGATTATGCTTACAATGCCCTGCGGTTGGCTTTAAGTCATTTCCAGCCCCGGCGGGTGGCTAAAGTTATTGATATGTTTGCTTATTTAAAAAATATCGGCTCGTTGGTGTCGGAAGTACTTTTTGCCAGTGATGCTTTACAGCAGCGGCAACAATATTTCCGGCGCCGGCAATACCAGGATGATTGGTTTATGGATAAATTTCAAATTCCCTTTTAA
- a CDS encoding HD-GYP domain-containing protein, with protein MRQNYTVNIPELAQFTQIIMDLSDDLITVIDQQGMIVAMNTAASRLLGVRPAQMIGRSLVQAVYGGKKFDYQGNYLSPLVETLETGREFKNIETKIKSPLLKSDFVCRTTTGLLRDAQGYAAAAYAYDKNLTEARYLERTNENLKEVLHTQQLQTVLAFTEAIGTRDNYTRGHSERVAEYAQMIATAMGLPDISQLVYIAALVHDVGKIGIPEHILNKPGRLTEAEYQVIKQHSVLGANILKKVDSFSDLVAIVRAHHERYDGNGYPDGLRGEEIPLISRIISVADAFEAMTSDRSYRRRFSIEQALAELRRCAGSQFDPVIVDNFIKLVIGTGWGKSLG; from the coding sequence GTGCGGCAAAACTACACTGTCAACATCCCGGAACTGGCACAATTTACCCAAATCATTATGGACCTGTCTGACGATTTGATTACTGTGATTGACCAACAGGGCATGATCGTTGCCATGAATACAGCAGCAAGCAGGTTGTTGGGGGTTCGGCCGGCGCAAATGATCGGCCGCTCCCTGGTGCAAGCTGTTTATGGCGGCAAGAAGTTTGATTATCAAGGCAATTACCTGAGCCCCCTGGTGGAAACCTTGGAAACCGGCCGGGAGTTTAAAAATATCGAAACCAAGATTAAATCACCTCTGTTAAAAAGTGACTTTGTTTGCCGTACCACCACAGGTCTGCTGCGGGATGCCCAAGGCTATGCCGCCGCTGCTTATGCTTATGACAAGAATTTAACCGAAGCCCGTTACCTGGAGCGGACTAATGAAAATTTAAAGGAGGTACTCCATACCCAGCAGTTGCAGACGGTGCTGGCCTTTACCGAGGCCATCGGCACCCGGGATAATTATACCCGGGGGCATTCCGAAAGGGTAGCGGAGTATGCCCAGATGATTGCCACCGCCATGGGGCTGCCGGATATAAGCCAGCTGGTTTACATAGCTGCCCTGGTACATGATGTGGGTAAAATCGGCATTCCGGAGCACATTTTAAACAAGCCGGGCCGTTTGACGGAAGCTGAGTACCAAGTGATAAAACAGCACAGCGTGCTGGGTGCCAATATACTAAAAAAAGTTGACAGTTTTTCCGACCTGGTGGCCATTGTCCGGGCTCATCACGAGCGTTACGACGGAAACGGCTACCCGGATGGCCTAAGGGGGGAAGAAATCCCCTTAATCAGCCGCATTATTTCGGTGGCTGATGCCTTTGAGGCCATGACTTCGGACCGCAGTTACCGCCGGCGGTTCAGCATTGAGCAGGCACTGGCGGAACTAAGACGTTGTGCCGGCAGCCAGTTTGACCCTGTTATTGTCGATAATTTTATTAAACTGGTCATAGGCACCGGCTGGGGGAAAAGTCTTGGTTGA
- a CDS encoding metallophosphoesterase yields the protein MRFFGISDLHLSFTKPADPANWEQSELHKPMDIFNPEWYRHYQKIYDNWQALVQPDDVVLLPGDISWATRLEEARHDVDYLGLLPGTIYAVPGNHDYWWQGIAKTRAFVPGNVKLIQNDHALVGDTAICGTRGWTCPNSHQFTQQDEKIYKRELIRLENSLRSIQGRPGEIIVLMHFMPTNENHERSGFIDLFCRFNVSRVVYGHLHDRARNYRLPDEAWGIKFHLVSADYLNFSPVLIKEQ from the coding sequence GTGAGATTTTTCGGTATCAGTGACCTGCACCTTTCCTTTACCAAACCGGCCGATCCGGCTAACTGGGAACAATCAGAACTGCATAAGCCGATGGATATTTTTAATCCCGAGTGGTACAGGCATTACCAAAAGATATATGATAATTGGCAGGCTTTAGTGCAGCCGGATGACGTGGTGCTGCTGCCCGGCGATATTTCCTGGGCCACCCGGCTGGAAGAAGCCAGGCACGACGTAGATTACCTGGGGTTATTGCCGGGCACCATCTATGCGGTGCCGGGCAACCATGATTACTGGTGGCAGGGCATTGCCAAAACCCGTGCCTTTGTACCGGGAAATGTAAAACTGATTCAAAACGACCATGCCCTGGTTGGGGATACCGCCATCTGCGGCACCCGGGGTTGGACTTGTCCCAACAGCCACCAATTTACCCAGCAGGATGAAAAAATCTATAAAAGAGAATTAATCCGGCTGGAAAATTCGCTGCGCAGCATCCAGGGCAGGCCCGGTGAAATTATTGTGTTGATGCATTTTATGCCTACCAACGAAAACCATGAACGATCCGGTTTTATTGATCTTTTTTGCCGGTTCAACGTCAGCCGGGTGGTGTACGGCCACTTGCATGACCGGGCCAGAAACTACCGGCTGCCGGATGAAGCATGGGGTATTAAATTTCACCTGGTCAGTGCGGATTACCTTAATTTTTCACCGGTATTAATCAAAGAGCAATGA
- a CDS encoding methyl-accepting chemotaxis protein codes for MRLKLTTRIVLGYCVILAMAALLAGVMTYQVQQIVTEIDGLQKHNIRTMEGIAISYYVEEQSSLIKEYLITGSPDDKAKVEQKIKEALQHEEDLIKITRQKVNLDRITKVHELNKQMEQVFQNQIVPLVEQGQTTEALRVKTEQFNPLANQLKDAVNAYVDYKKQESKLAENNSLQASLEAKKAAVSFGVVAVLLGLLFSFLFSRAITRPINRLVQETTVVAGGDLTQRVEVIGEDELAQLARAFNRMVENLHQMAKQVVDKSTGLAAHSQELSAATQQVSASVEEITGSTTELAAAAQQEAAGAGNAVEVTRQVQLVAEQGDQAVGQAVEKMNAIVSRVDQSSRQVARLGERSRDIGKITDVITGIADQTNLLALNAAIEAARAGEQGRGFAVVAEEVRKLAEQSSQAAKEISQIIKQIQLETEQAVKDMSLGVQEVHQGTQVVDAAGQALKKILEHVQETVTIIEEIARGAEQNSQNSQNLAAATQQVSANVQQIASTAQDLAKMGDEFQQLVANFKV; via the coding sequence ATGCGGCTTAAACTGACCACACGGATTGTCCTGGGTTATTGTGTAATTTTAGCCATGGCAGCTCTCCTGGCCGGTGTTATGACCTACCAGGTACAGCAAATTGTAACGGAAATTGACGGTTTGCAAAAACACAACATTCGCACCATGGAAGGTATTGCCATCTCCTACTATGTGGAGGAGCAATCCTCTCTTATTAAAGAATACCTGATCACCGGTTCACCGGACGACAAAGCTAAGGTGGAGCAAAAAATCAAAGAAGCGCTGCAGCACGAAGAAGATTTAATTAAGATTACCCGGCAAAAGGTAAACCTGGACAGGATTACCAAAGTACATGAGTTAAATAAACAAATGGAACAAGTTTTTCAAAACCAAATTGTCCCGCTGGTGGAGCAGGGCCAGACTACCGAGGCGTTACGGGTTAAAACAGAGCAGTTTAACCCCCTGGCAAACCAATTAAAAGATGCGGTTAACGCTTATGTAGATTATAAGAAACAGGAAAGCAAGCTGGCCGAAAATAATTCCCTGCAGGCCAGCCTGGAAGCCAAAAAGGCTGCCGTTTCTTTTGGCGTGGTAGCCGTGTTGCTGGGCCTGTTATTCAGCTTTCTGTTTTCCCGGGCCATTACCCGGCCAATCAATCGCTTGGTGCAGGAAACAACGGTGGTGGCCGGCGGCGACCTGACCCAGAGGGTTGAGGTAATCGGGGAGGACGAACTGGCTCAGCTGGCCCGGGCCTTTAACCGGATGGTTGAAAACCTGCATCAAATGGCAAAACAAGTGGTGGATAAAAGCACCGGCCTGGCAGCCCACAGCCAGGAACTATCCGCAGCCACCCAGCAGGTAAGCGCTTCGGTGGAGGAAATTACCGGCTCCACCACTGAGCTGGCGGCAGCGGCCCAGCAGGAAGCAGCCGGCGCCGGCAATGCAGTGGAAGTTACCCGTCAGGTACAACTGGTGGCGGAACAGGGCGACCAGGCGGTTGGCCAGGCGGTGGAAAAAATGAATGCCATCGTCTCAAGGGTGGATCAAAGTTCCCGGCAGGTGGCCCGGTTGGGCGAAAGATCCCGGGATATCGGCAAAATTACCGATGTTATTACCGGCATTGCTGACCAGACCAATTTGCTGGCCTTGAACGCAGCCATTGAGGCAGCCAGGGCGGGCGAACAGGGCCGGGGCTTTGCCGTGGTGGCGGAAGAAGTACGGAAGCTGGCAGAACAGTCTTCCCAGGCGGCCAAAGAAATTAGCCAGATTATCAAACAAATCCAGCTGGAAACCGAACAGGCAGTTAAAGACATGAGTTTGGGCGTGCAGGAGGTGCACCAGGGTACCCAGGTGGTTGACGCGGCCGGCCAAGCCCTCAAAAAAATCCTGGAGCATGTGCAGGAAACTGTCACCATTATTGAAGAAATTGCCCGGGGGGCGGAACAAAACAGCCAGAACAGCCAGAACCTGGCGGCTGCCACCCAGCAGGTCAGTGCCAACGTACAGCAAATTGCTTCCACTGCCCAGGATTTAGCTAAAATGGGCGACGAGTTCCAGCAACTGGTTGCCAATTTTAAGGTATAG